The following is a genomic window from Nitrospirota bacterium.
GCGATACGTTCCCTTCGCGCCGGGGATCCCTGCCGATCTGTATGTAATCAATACCTGCACCGTGACCTCCCGCGCAGACTTCGATTCGCGGTCATGGGTTCGCAAGGCGAAGCAGTGGAATCCCGACTCAACTGTTGTGGCCACGGGATGCTATGCGCAAATTCAGAGCGCCAAGCTTCTTGGGGCAGGTGCGGACTTGGTGCTCGGCAATCTGGAGAAGGATAGGATTGGAGAGGTTCTGCGCCTCGCTCTGGAGGACAGGCGCCCGGTCGTGAGCGAGAAAATCAGGCGAAAGGGTATTCCCTTCGCAACGGGGACGTCCGACGACCAGGATCGAACCCGGCCCGTCCTCAAACTCCAGGATGGCTGCGATCAGTGTTGCAGTTTCTGCATCATTCCCACCACGCGCGGGCACTCCCGAAGCCTCCCTCCGGACGCGGCGGTCGAGCAGTACAGGAGACTCGTCGGACTGGGCGCCCGGGAAGTGGTTCTCTCGGGTATCAATCTCTCTTCATATGGAGAGGACCTCGTGCCCCGAACAACGCTCGCGGACCTCCTGAACCGCTTCGAGGGGGAAAAAGATGGCGCCTGGATCCGCATCAGTTCGATCGAGCCGAGCGGATTGACCGAAGACCTTCTGGCGGTCATCCGGTCGAGCCGAAAAATTTGCCCCCATTTCCACGTGCCGCTTCAGAGCGGCGATTCGGAAGTGCTCGAGCGAATGAATCGGCCATATTCGATTGAAAAATATGAGGAGAAGATCCGCGCCCTGGCCAATGTCCGGATTGCGGCCCGGCGGGATGCCGGCCGTACTCTCGACGTTTCCGGTGGACAGGAAGTCCATGATAGCGGTGAGAGTGAAATGTGCATCGGCACGGATGTGATGGTGGGCTTTCCTGGGGAGTCGGAGGCGCAATTCGAAAACACCCTGCGCGCGGTCGAGGGCCTGCCTTTCGCCTACCTGCACGTGTTTCCCTATTCCGTACGTTCGGGTACCAAGGCAGCGAAAATGAAGGGCCTCGTCGACCGGAAAACGCGCCAACGCCGGTCCACAACGATGTCCCGTCTCGGAGATCGGAAGAGAACGGAATTCCTCCAACGGCAAGTGGGTTTCGTCCATGAAGCATTGGTCGAATCTCGCGGGAAACGGCCAGCAGAGTGGCGGGCCACGACGCGGAACTATATCCGGATGTCCTTCTCCGGTTCGGGCGATCTGCGAAATCGGATTGTGAAACTTCGGGGGTTGTCCGTTGAGGGCGTGCGTTTGCATGCAGCTATGGTTCATGAGGAATCTGGCCACTGAAGCGATTGTCCTCAAAGCGACTCCTTTCGGCGAGTCGGACCGTCTGGTCACTCTATTCACGCGCGAGGCCGGTCTTCTTTCGGCCATGGCCAAGGGTGCGCAACGGAGCCGGAAGCGTTTCGGTGGTACGCTGGACTCTCTCTCGAAAGTGCAGGCGATGGTCCAGTGGCGGAAATCGAATGCGATGCCGCTCCTCGCGGCGGCATCCCTCGTCGATTTTGGATTGGGCATTCGATCGGATCTGCGGCGTGTGGCCCAGGCTTCCTATATGGGCGAGCTCATTTGGCGTGGTTCGAAGCCGGGCGTGAGGATGATGGACCTCTACGATGCCTGTTGCCTCGTCCTCGGCCGACTGGCGGCGGAGGGACCGGAGCCGGATACTCTCGCGTGGTTTCTGCTGAAACTTCAGACCGCCCACGGCTATCGGCCCAAACTCGATGTCTGCTCGATCTGTCAGGGTCCCATCGGGGCGCCCAACGGAAATCGAGGGCCACGAACCACGAGCCACGATGAAGTGCCCATGAGCTACAAAAGCGGCGGCGTCGTTTGCTCCCGCTGTGCGGATCGTGCGGAAATCAATATGCAACTCCCCGTTGGCGCTCTCTCCTGGCTCCAGTCTCTTTCCAATCCCGCCGTCGCTGCTTGTCTCCCGTCGCCTCACGCCTCACCCTTCACGGCTAACGACTTGCGACTCACGGCTCACGAGCAGCGTGCTGCTCAGCAATTCCTCCACCGTTTCATTCTCTTTCATCTTGAGTTCCAACCCGCCTCATGGCGCTGGTGGCATCGGATCGTTGAAAGAACCGAGGCCTGAGGTATGAGGGCCGATGTGGATTCCTGCACTCAGTCCTCAGTCCTCGGTCCTGGGGGCTGGATATGAAAGCCAGGCTCGCCCACGCCTTCGCGGAGTCCATCCGCGAGGCAGGCTACCCCGCGCCGACTGGAGAAGAAACCGACCTTGTGGATCTCAGCCGCGATCCCCGGTTCGGCGACTGGTCCTCAGCTGCGGCTTTCTCCATTGGCAAATCGGTCAAGAAGAATCCTCGAGATGTGGCGCAGGAGTTGTCCAATCGCATGAAGGAAAAGACGGGCGCTGAAACCTGCGAAGTGGCGGGTGGGGGATTCGTGAATCTCCGGCTCCCCGCAAAGATCTGGCATGAAGAACTCTGGCGAGCCTACCAGACAGGGCCTGCATTGGGGAGAAATTCCGGTCTGGAGGGACGGAAGATCCTGCTGGAGTTTGTCAGCGCCAATCCGACGGGACCTCTCCATGTGGGTCATGGCCGCAACGCCGCGATCGGCGATGCCCTCGGGCGGCTCCTCGGTGCCGCCGGAGCCACGCTCCGGCGCGAATACTACGTGAACGACATCGGCGGCCAAATAGAAACCCTTTGCGCCTCCGTCCTGCTCTCCATGGGAATCGAGACGCCCATGTCTCAAGAGCCGGGAGTTGAACTCTACCGCGGTGATCACATCGATGGCCTGGGCGAGCGACTGAGGGAATCGCCCGAGGAATCGGCGACGGTCGAGAGCTTCAAGGCAGGGCGGCTCCCGTGGGCTGTACTTGTGGCAACGCTCGCGCCGGGTCTGGTCCAGGCGATGCTGGAAAACATCCGAAAGGATCTTGCCGAATTCAGAGTCCCTTTCGACGCCTGGCTGCATGAGAGCCGGCTTCAATCCCAAGGCGCCGTGCGTGAGGCACTGGCAAAACTACAGGAGGCGAATCTGGCCTATCCCAAGGACGGAGCCGTCTGGTTCAGGTCGACTCAATTTGGCGACGAGAAGGACCGCGTTCTCGTGCGGGAGACAGGCGTTCCGACCTACTTCGCCTCGGACATCGCCTACCACTTGGAGAAGGCCGGTGGCGACTGGACGGAGTGGGTAAACATTTGGGGGGCGGACCATCACGGCTACATCAAACGGGTGGCGGGCGCTCTGAACGCGATGGGAAAAGATCCGGAACGGCTCAAAGTCATTCTCGTGCAGATGGTGTCGTTGATCCGTGGCGGGCAGCGCGTGGAGATGTCCAAGAGGAAGGGTACCTACGTCACGTTGAGGGAGGTGTTGGACGAAGTCGGCGCGGACGCCGCTCGATTCTTTTATTTGATGCGGGAGGCGGACAGCCAGCTCGATTTCGACATGGACCTGGCGAAAACCCAATCGGACAAGAATCCTGTTTACTACGTCCAGTACGCTCACGCCCGCGTCGCCAGCCTCTTTCGGCACGCTACCGATAGGGGTCAGGGGTCAGAGGTCAGGGATCAGGAACCAGGAACCAGGAACCAGGAACCCAATCTGGCCTCTCTCACTTCTCCCGCCGAACTCGATCTCATCAAATGGTCCACCTACTTCCCCTGGATCGTCCTTGGAGCGGCGAAGGCGAAGGAACCGCATCGCATCGTCTTCTACCTCATCGATCTTGTGCGAAAATTCCACAGCTACTACAACGAGCAGCGGATCGTGACCGAAGACAAGGAGGGCAGTTTCGCCCGGCTGGTTCTGTGCCGGGTCTTCGGCACGGTCGTCAAGAACGGCCTCGAATGGATCGGCGTCTCCGCCCCGGAAAAAATGTGACCCCCCGAATGAAGTCATCCTGAGCGAAGCGAAGGATCTCTCGGATGAACCGAAAATGCGGTTTTCTATCGGGATAGCTTGTGATAAGATCATACCCGTGGGTATTAATATCGACGAAGTGATCGAGAAGGCATTGGAGTCGGCCTTCTCCCGTGCCCTCCAGCAGACCATTGAAGGCAAGGCGGAAATCCTCTTCAAGCGGGCATTCGAGAATGGTTCTCCTGTAGCCAGGAAGCTCGAACAGAAGATCGAAGAAGGATTTCAGAAGTTCTTCGAGAAAGGTATTCAGTGGGAGAAGAAGAAAACCGGTTTCAAGAAATGAGATCCTTCAATTCACGATTGACGATTCACGACCCCCAGGAAGGGGGAAGTGCCGCGGGAGGGCAGGAGCCCGGAGCGGCCGGTTCACGATTCAATGGCTGACAACATCGGTCGAACCAGTTCGCGTTACGAATTCAGCGCCGATCCGAAGCAATTCGCGCTCCTGCTTGGAGTCGCGGGCCTTTTCGTGGTCGTTGTTTTCTTTTCCGGAGTTCTTGTCGGGAACATCGTGGCGAAACGACAGGCCAGGCCAACGCTGGCATCGGCGACCGTGCCGGGTGAGGCGGGCGACAAGAAAAGCGGGGCGATCGACGAAGAGCGGATTTTGAAGGAGTTGGATGCCTCCGCGGCTCCGGAGCCGGGAATGGCGACTCCTCCCGTTGAGTCCGCGCCGCTCCCCATGGCCGAGCCTGAGCCACCCACCCGGGAGGCAGCTCCACCGCAGATCAAACGGGAGGTTGTGGAACTCACGCCTCCGCCGCCGGTCCGGAAACCGAAACCAACATTCGTCCCCTCCGTGAAACCCAAACCAGCTCCCTCACTTGCCACTCGCCACTCGCCACTCGCCACCGGCTCAAGCTACTACTCCGTCCAAGTCGCCGCCTTCCGGGAGCGGCCGCTGGCGGACCGATTCGCGAACAATTTGAAATCGAAAGCCTACGAAGCGTACGTTGTAAAGGCCAACCTGCCGAGCGGATTGTGGTACCGTGTTCGCGTCGGCAAGGTTACTTCCGAGGCGCAAGCCCAGTCCCTCCACTCCAAGCTCGTCAACCGCGAAAAACTCGCCGGCATCATCGTCCACGAAGGCCGGTAGCCCGCCTGCGGCCTTCACCAGGCTTGCTCGTGCCTGTTTGAAGCGTCCGGGTCTTCATGTCAGGATGAAAGGGTGAGCCGTCAAGATCCGAACCGGAGAGAACACAGCGCAAGACTGGAGGAACTGGCGCGGGCGTTCGCTGAAGCCTTGGTTCGGGACTGGAAAGATCGCCTCCTGTCCGTTGTGCTCTACGGCTCGGTCGCGCGTGGCGAAGCCGAGAAGCACTCGGACATCGATGTCTTGGTCACGGGTGATCCCATTCCGACGCCGTATGACCAGAGACTCCACCTGATCCGTTCCGCTGAAGCTTCCGTCGAGCCTCTGAAGTCCCGCCTCGTGGGCCAAGGTTACTTCGCCGAATTGGCCGTGCTGATCAAGCGAAAGGAGGACATCGACTGGCACACGCCGATCCTTCTTGACATCACGGAGGACGGCAGGATCCTCTACGACCGTGGTGACTACATGAAAATGACACTGGACGTGATCCGGTCCCGGCTGAAAGCACTCGGCTCGAAGCGAATTCACCTTCCGGACGGGACATGGTTCTGGGATCTGAAACCTGACTACAAGCCGGGCGACATCATCGAGATATGACCAATCACGAGATCTGGCGAAATCTCTTCTCACACGGCGAAGACATGATCCGAACGGTGGAGACGGCGCATGCGGACGCAAAATGGGCTCTTGCCGTCCGCTGGGCGCAGGAATCTTTGGAGTTGCTATTGAAGGGCGTCCTGCGATTCCTGGGGATCGAGACACCGAAAACGCATGATCCGGGCAAGGTCATTCGGTCGTGTCCCGCGCGGTTCTCCGGGTGGAGCCGGGAAGAGATGGACTTTGTGTGCGATCTGTCGGCGTTCCTGCGAGAGTATCGCGAACTGAGTTTCTGTGGTGACGAAGACAGGCATCTTCCACCCCAGGAGATCATCACCAGGGAAATGGCGAGGCGGGCCGTGGACGGGCTGAAGCGCGCCCATGCCCTTTGCCTTCGCATCCTGCCCTCCCGACCGGCGTGATCGCCGCGTCCGCGTGAACTGAAGCGCGAGGGCCGGCATCCGGTGGGGAACGCAGCCTCCTTGAGCCGGAGACGGACGGGAGCGAGGCGCAGAGGATCGACAAGATGGCCCGCGCTTTCCATTTGAGCCGTGACCGCACCGGGGAACGAAGCCGCTTGACCAATCAGACTAGACCTGTAGACTAGTAGGTATGAAAGCAAGAGAGATCGGAGCCTTTGAAGCCAAGACGCATCTCTCGGAGGTCTTGGAGGAGGTCCGAAAAGGCCGCGCGTACGTGATTACGAAACGAGGACGTCCCGTGGCCGAATTGCGCCCACCCACGCTGCCCGACCGCCGGCTCCGGTTCGGTTGCGACAAGGGACGGGTGGTTCTCGGCTCGGACTTCGATGCGCCCCTTGACGACATGAAGGAGTATTCAAAGTGAGAGTGCTCTTGGACACGCATGCCTTTCTATGGTTTGTAACCGGGGACAGGCGATTGAGCCGTCCGGCGCTCCGCGCCTTGGAGAAGAAGGGGGACGAGATCTTTCTCAGCGCGGCGAGCGTGTGGGAAATTGCCATCAAAGCGAGCTTGGCTCGGCTCGTGCTGCCGGCGCCCGTCCGAGAGTATGTCGCCGAGAAGATGGAGCAGGGTCTCCGTCTCCTGCCGGTGGAGTGGTCCCATGCTGCCGCCGTGGAGAAACTGCCGTTCCATCACCGCGACCCGTTCGACCGATTGTTGGTGGCGCAGGCCTTGGCCGAAAGCATGCCGATGGTGACGGGCGACCGGACCTTCCGCGCGTACGGTGTCGAAGTGATCTGGTGAGAGAGCCGCATCCCAAGCTGCTGGATTTCGCTTCCCACCGGTCATCCGCCGTCCCGATGGCGGCCTCCGATTGGCGCTTGACACACATGTGGGTTTTTGCCAGTATTGCCCTGAATGGGAGGAAATTCTATGGTGAGATCGCGAATGAGCCGCAATTCAATCATGACCGGTGTTAGTATTTCCAAAGGGAGCCGAAGTGGTTTCACCCTGATCGAGCTCCTCGTCGTCATCGCCATCATGGGAGTCCTCTCCGCAATCGCCATTCCGCAGTACCTCGGATATCGCGAAAGAGCGAAATCCGGTTCGCTGTTGCTGTCTGGGAATCAGGCGCAAAAGTGGGTTCAGGGCTGCATGGATGCTTTTGCGGCAGGTCAGGTTCCAAAGACGCAGACGGGGGCAGCCGCCGGAATTCTGAATGCGGCGGCGTGCTGTGCCGCCTATGGCACGGCGACGTACTGGGATAGTGGCGCTCCACTACCTCTTTCGCCCTTCTCGGGCAGTTCGGTTTCCGGCGCTTGCCCGGCAGTAGCCGCAAACACAGCGCTGTTTGGAGTGGCCGCGGCTCAAGGCAAAGTTGCACTGATTCCCGCGCCACCCGCATGCGCGGTCACGGTCACGAACTGTGTGAATGGTGTGGTTGCGGTCCAGACTTTTATCGCCTCCAGCGATTGATCCGAACATCAGGTAAGTTCCATCCAATCGGTCAATGATTGGCTGGGTCGAGGGATTCCGGCTGATTCCAAGTCGTAGTTTCAGTTCGTTTCTCCCGCTGCCTGGGTTTCTCATCGCTCTCACGATCCTCGCCTCATGCATGTTGCTCGGTTTCCCAAGCTATCGGGCGTATGCGGTCCGCAGCCGCGATGCAAGCGCCCAAGTCGATGCTCGGGAACTCAGGGTGGCAGAGGAACGGTTCTTCGTCGATCACGGCGTCTACACGAGCGACTGTGCCGCGCTTTGCGATAATTCCTTTGGATTATCAAAAGCGGGTACTCAGTGGTTGAGTCTTGAAATCGAGCCTTCAGAGACGGGTAGGCCTACTTACACTGCGAAGATTTCTCATCCTCGCGGCACCCGGATCTACACGGCCACCCCGGAAGGAATTTCAGAACAGCCCTGCGGGCCGGATGCCGCGCCGGGCTGTCTGTCGGGTCCCGGAAAATGCGTGCCGGTGAACGCCCCCTGCTCATGTGGCTCCTCCCTCCCAGACCGGCCCGCTTGCAAGTTCTAGAGGCATGGAGTAAGGTGGGCAAGATGAAGCGGCTCCTGCTTGGGTTCACTCTCATCGAGCTCCTCGTCGTCATTGCGATCATCGGGGTGCTGTCTGCCATCGCCACTTCCTCGTATGTAGGCTATCGTGCGCAGTCCAGAAATGTTGGTTGCAATGCCGATGCCATCAAGTTCGGCGTGGCGAATGAACAGTACTTCAGCTTGAACATGAAGTACATCCCTACTGTGGGTCAGTGCAATCTTCTGTGCACAAACTCATTCCTGGCCTCCAAGATCCAGGGCACGAGCTGCGCAATAACCTACGTTCCCGCCCCGGCGGCCAACCCCGCCACGTACACGGCAACCCTCTGGCATCCCAACGGAAATACAAAATACGGGATTTCATCAGGCTCCTCCAACATAACGGCAACGGCGTGTGGAGGCGCGAATTGCGGCGGAGCGGGCATATGTCCGAACCTCGCAGGGTGCTGCTGCCCAGGCCAACCCCCGGGCTGCCCCGCCTGCTATTAGTCCAAGATCCGTCTTTTTTTTCAATACCACGGTTCCAAGCAACGAATGCTGTCCTCTGCCATCGTAACCTACTGTAATTCCATAAGTTCCTGGACCTTGCGAGACGGGCTGGCACGGTTCTTGTTATCTCTCATGGCATTGTGAAGGTTGAGACTGTTCCTAATATCGGACCCAAGGGCGGTTTTTCGCTCGTCGAACTCCTCGTTTCCATGGTGATCCTTGCCGTGGGCCTCACCGCCACGGCAACGGCGCTCCTTCGTATCCAGCAGAGCGTGCAGATTGCGTTCCATCAGTCTCAGGGCCTGCACATCCTCAATGAATTGCTCATGCAGGTCTCTACCGTCAACTCTGCCAATAACCCCGGTATCGGTTTCTCGGTGACTCAGAACGTGCCGCTGGTGGACAATTTCTTCAATAGGGCCGGTGCCGGTACGTTCACAACCAATCCCCGGATGGATGCAGGGAGCGGTGGCCTGACATGCACAAGCGCCAACACGACCGTCCAGAATTGCCTGTTCAAGTTCTTCAATACACAAACGAACCAGTCGGAGAATATCATCAATGGCAACAACGCACTCGGAACCTGCCCGGTCGGTGGGCCTATCAATACAACCTGTTATGACCCTGACCGGCTGGACCAAGACACCACCCGCTATAGGATTTCCTGGGCGATTACCAACAGGGCCGATAGCGCCGGCATCGGCGGCAATGTGCAGACCTATAACGCTTGCGAAGGGGCTACTCCGGGGCAGAATATTCTCGCCCGGCAAGTGACGCTAACGGTGCAGTGGCAAGAGCGGGGGCAAACCTACACCAAGTCTCAACCGCTTTTCCTGGGCTGCTGATGGGAAACAACTTGAAGCAGGACCGCGAGCCACGGATGGGATTCACGCTCTTGGAACTCCTGGTGGTGATGGCCATTACGGGAATCATAGCGGCCGCCAGCATGGCCATGTTTGCCGCCTTCAACCGCACCTACCGGATGCAGGCCAACATTCGCCGCGCCCAGCAAACCATGGCCATCGTGGGAAACCAGGTCATCGAGACCATCGCCAAGGCCAGTGGGGGGTTTCAGGGGTCGATGACGGTCGTAAATACGTCGAACTGTGGCGGCAACCCCTGCAGGCGGATGGGATTCGAATACTCGGTCAGCAAGACGGCGGGGGAGATGGGGGTGGCCAACACCACTGCCCATGTGGTCCAAGCGAAGGGAACCGTGAACTTCGGCGCGCTGACGACTGGAACAGGCTATTGGTGCCTCGCAAGGACGGCGACCGGGAATTGGGCGGGAAATTGCAACATGGATGGGAATGGCAGTTGTCAGACGTCCGATCCCGCCGCAGATTACTTCTGCCGCGGCAACGGCAGGGTGGGAGGGGCGCCGCTCCCCTCCGGAACACTCCAGTTCCGGAATATCCAATTCAATTGCTACACGAACGACAACCTTCCCGTCGCTTGCAATGCCGGCACGCCCAAGCGAATTGAGCTGGTCGTCCAGGCGAGGGTCTGCGTGGAAACCGGCTGCGCCTCCGCTTTCGTCGCGCTTCCCACCCCATCCCCGGCCGGGAGCGGCTGGCTGGATCAAACGTGGGCGTCCTCGCAGGTTATCCTCAATGATTTCCAAACCCCTGGCGGCGGGAACCGGAGGCCCTTCTGATGTCGGCGAGAGACACCCTCGGGAATCAGAAAGGCTTTGTACTCATCCTTGTGCTCATGATGCTGGCCGTGACCACCGTCATGATGACCGCCGCCGGAGGGGAAGCCGTTCACTGGCACAAAACCATTAATGCAGAGCAGGACAAGATGTTCGGCAAGAGCAACCGGCTCTCCAAGATGGCCGCGATTTCCATGATCTATAGTCGCCTGATGGGGTCCCACAAGTATGCGAGTGGGGAAACGCAGACCGGATTTCAATCGGCGGTCAATTACATCCAAGGCAAGCCCAAGAGCGAGTATGCAAGTAACCTCGTTGCCAGCGGAAACGGTCAGACGTTCACCGATCTTACAGTCGGTGTCAATCTGAGCGGGACGACCAAGAACTTGGGGAATGGATTCCTGATCAAGTGCGACCAAGACGTCGAGAATTGGAGGAACTCGGAGGGGGGGAACGTGAGCGCATCCTACCGGGTCCGAAATTCAGTCGATATCCGGAAACCGGCCGACCCGACGCTTAATCCGGATCCGGATGCCGGGACCATCATGCGTACGCTGCTGGGAATAGGTCTCACCGTGGAGATCTGCCGCCAGGACGGGTGCAGCGAATCCTTGACCGCTCAATCCTGCGACGTCGTGTTCACCATGGCTTTCCTTTCCCCTTTCGATTACCCGATCTTTATCGAAGAAACATTGACATGGGGGTCGCCGGCGGGCGCCACGATCAGTTGGGGTGATTTCACGGTGGACCGCGGGATGGCCTACTTCGGCGCAGGCGCCGAGGATCCGAACGATCTGATTGCTCTCGGGGAAGTGTTCCACACTCCCAAAGAAAAGGACAGAATCGCTTGCGATCCTGATACAACTTCCAACTGCGTGTTCGACAACAACAGCGCCACCGTCCACGGCGGGGACTGGCCCCGTGTTCTCAACGGGTCTCAGGAGCACGACATCGACAACCACGTGATGAAGATTCCCTTCCCGGAAGCCTGCAAGAAACCGCCCGACAGCGTCGGCTCCATCGGTAAGGAATGCTACAAGCCTTTTACCGACCTGATGAATTGCATCGATAACTGCAAGAACCCTCCCGGTTGCGGGACCCGGTTCGACAACGGCGGAATCGACGGGATGATTTCCTGCAAATGGGACGACAACAGTAACGGGACGATCGAATACAGCGAGCCTTACACGGACGATACGACGGTGGCTTCCATCGGCGCCGGCTGGGCGTGGACCGCCGCCCTTCCCACCTTCAATGGCAACGTCTCCGACTCCAATGCGGGCTCCGTGCCCAACATCAGTCTCGGGTGCTCGTCCAACACGACTTGGGCGACGATTTTCGATCCGCTCTGCCTGACGGGCGACGGCGTTATCAGCGGGAGCAACACGATCCAAAACTTGATCATCAACGGCAACTTGGACGTGACGGGCAGCGCGAACCCCTGCACCTGCCCGATCCTCGGGACCACCACGTGCAACGGTCAGTGCAAGTGCAACCCCTGCTCAAGCTGCAACGGTTCGTGCGGCCTCGCCGACCTCTTCGGAACCGGCTGCAACCTGACCAATCCGACGTGTTGTATCCCGTGCATCCCCGGCTGCATCCGGGATGTCCACTGTGGTTACAATGTAGGGGGCACCGTGGTGGTGAAGGGCAACGCGCGGTTCCGGAACCATTTCAAGTTGAACCCGGGCAGCCGGCTCTACGTTTTGGGAAATCTCGAAGTGTACGACGCGAACCTTTCAGATGAGATCCGCCTCTGCACGATTCTGCCATGCTTGGAAGGGCAGCTCATGTCCCTGGGCGTGGGGAAATACGACTTCCATGTTTGGACCAAGGAAAATAGCATGATCTATGTGCGGGGGGATGCCTTCATCAAGGGCGCCGATGTTGGCCCGCTGACGGAAGCGACCCTCATGGGCTATCAACTGATCTGCTCGATCCTCAATCCGATCCTCGGCCTGTTCGGGATTTCGTGTCCGACCTCGTCGCCCTATATGCTCCTCGGCCCGAGGCCCAATTTCGGGGGAGAAACCAACCTGGCGAACACGATCAAGGATGATTCGCTCATCTTGGTGCGCGGGCTAACCCCCACCGTGCGCGACACCAACGCCAATGGCAACCTGGCGGATGAGAACCCCCAGACTCCGGAGGGGAATAATCTTGGAGATCCGGGTATCTGGGCCCCCAACAACTTCACACCGGCCAACTCCGCCTGGCACTCCGTCGGCCATTACAAGTGGAAGACACGGGACCTGCATGATCTGGTCCTCAAGGCCGGCGGGCGGACCAGGATGGACCTTCACCCCGGAAGAGTCTCCGATGCATCCGTGGCCTACAACAATAACACCCTGGCCGCACGGGGAGACCTCTGTTGCCACGCCCCATGCAGCAAAGGGTCGGGGACCACCGATCCCATCGATTTTGCGCTGGACATCAGCGAATCGAGGAAGCAGGCGATTCAAATGACTCCCATCGGATCGCACGTGCACCGGCACGCCTTTGACAGCAATGCGGCCAACACCAGTGACAACGATTCCAACATGTGCGCGGCTTTGTCGTTCCCCGCGGCCCCCAACAACTGCCTGGCCTGGCAGCAGGACCACGAAGCCGAACAGTATTTCGGCCAACCGAATAACAACAACTTCACGTACTGGAACGGTGGTGGCTGGGCCGCCTCGGCGCCGATCGGAGGCGGTTGCTCAACGAATACGCTTAACGCCAATTACTGGGGTTACTCCCAGCCGGTGTTCAAAGGTCACGCCGATCTCGAACTGTGGTCCTACGGAAGCCCCTGCATCATCGGTCTCCCATACCAGAACATGGCCGTGTACGGCACGATTTTCTCCATGGGAAGCATCGCCACCAACCAGACCTTGGTGGGGCTGGGAAACATGGTGTCCATGGGCCCGCAAGTTTACCCGGAGCACATGAGCTCCATGCTGGTGAATGACAACAATGTGTGCGACGACGGTTACAGTTTTGCGAAAGACAAGGACCACAGCCTGATCGTGGTGGCCGGCGGCGACCTGTTTACCGCCCAAGGGTTGGGCATGGAGAGCTTCGTGTGCAGTGGAGTTGATTTCAACTCCATTTGCGCCTTCCTCCTGAACATCGGTTGCTTCAACACCGGCATGTTCGACGGCAAGGCCAACTACGGCGTGATCTATTCCAACGGGAAGGCCGGGTACGAAGAATCTTCGATCTTCAACGCCAATGCGATCCGGTCGAACGGAAACCTGATGGTTCGGCATATGGTCTCTCCCACCGACGTGTTCGACAGCCTTGAGGGATTCTGCAATTTCTTCGGGTTCAGTTGCACCGTCTACAACGAGCCGTGCATCAAGATCAACGAACAGCTCTGCGGCGGCGCGGACTGCCGGTACGACGAGAAGCTCCAGCAGTTGGGATTC
Proteins encoded in this region:
- the mtaB gene encoding tRNA (N(6)-L-threonylcarbamoyladenosine(37)-C(2))-methylthiotransferase MtaB is translated as MAESSNTTFTVISMGCRTNYSDSQALKQKLAAEGLRYVPFAPGIPADLYVINTCTVTSRADFDSRSWVRKAKQWNPDSTVVATGCYAQIQSAKLLGAGADLVLGNLEKDRIGEVLRLALEDRRPVVSEKIRRKGIPFATGTSDDQDRTRPVLKLQDGCDQCCSFCIIPTTRGHSRSLPPDAAVEQYRRLVGLGAREVVLSGINLSSYGEDLVPRTTLADLLNRFEGEKDGAWIRISSIEPSGLTEDLLAVIRSSRKICPHFHVPLQSGDSEVLERMNRPYSIEKYEEKIRALANVRIAARRDAGRTLDVSGGQEVHDSGESEMCIGTDVMVGFPGESEAQFENTLRAVEGLPFAYLHVFPYSVRSGTKAAKMKGLVDRKTRQRRSTTMSRLGDRKRTEFLQRQVGFVHEALVESRGKRPAEWRATTRNYIRMSFSGSGDLRNRIVKLRGLSVEGVRLHAAMVHEESGH
- the recO gene encoding DNA repair protein RecO, translating into MRNLATEAIVLKATPFGESDRLVTLFTREAGLLSAMAKGAQRSRKRFGGTLDSLSKVQAMVQWRKSNAMPLLAAASLVDFGLGIRSDLRRVAQASYMGELIWRGSKPGVRMMDLYDACCLVLGRLAAEGPEPDTLAWFLLKLQTAHGYRPKLDVCSICQGPIGAPNGNRGPRTTSHDEVPMSYKSGGVVCSRCADRAEINMQLPVGALSWLQSLSNPAVAACLPSPHASPFTANDLRLTAHEQRAAQQFLHRFILFHLEFQPASWRWWHRIVERTEA
- a CDS encoding arginine--tRNA ligase, translated to MKARLAHAFAESIREAGYPAPTGEETDLVDLSRDPRFGDWSSAAAFSIGKSVKKNPRDVAQELSNRMKEKTGAETCEVAGGGFVNLRLPAKIWHEELWRAYQTGPALGRNSGLEGRKILLEFVSANPTGPLHVGHGRNAAIGDALGRLLGAAGATLRREYYVNDIGGQIETLCASVLLSMGIETPMSQEPGVELYRGDHIDGLGERLRESPEESATVESFKAGRLPWAVLVATLAPGLVQAMLENIRKDLAEFRVPFDAWLHESRLQSQGAVREALAKLQEANLAYPKDGAVWFRSTQFGDEKDRVLVRETGVPTYFASDIAYHLEKAGGDWTEWVNIWGADHHGYIKRVAGALNAMGKDPERLKVILVQMVSLIRGGQRVEMSKRKGTYVTLREVLDEVGADAARFFYLMREADSQLDFDMDLAKTQSDKNPVYYVQYAHARVASLFRHATDRGQGSEVRDQEPGTRNQEPNLASLTSPAELDLIKWSTYFPWIVLGAAKAKEPHRIVFYLIDLVRKFHSYYNEQRIVTEDKEGSFARLVLCRVFGTVVKNGLEWIGVSAPEKM
- a CDS encoding SPOR domain-containing protein gives rise to the protein MADNIGRTSSRYEFSADPKQFALLLGVAGLFVVVVFFSGVLVGNIVAKRQARPTLASATVPGEAGDKKSGAIDEERILKELDASAAPEPGMATPPVESAPLPMAEPEPPTREAAPPQIKREVVELTPPPPVRKPKPTFVPSVKPKPAPSLATRHSPLATGSSYYSVQVAAFRERPLADRFANNLKSKAYEAYVVKANLPSGLWYRVRVGKVTSEAQAQSLHSKLVNREKLAGIIVHEGR
- a CDS encoding nucleotidyltransferase domain-containing protein, whose protein sequence is MSRQDPNRREHSARLEELARAFAEALVRDWKDRLLSVVLYGSVARGEAEKHSDIDVLVTGDPIPTPYDQRLHLIRSAEASVEPLKSRLVGQGYFAELAVLIKRKEDIDWHTPILLDITEDGRILYDRGDYMKMTLDVIRSRLKALGSKRIHLPDGTWFWDLKPDYKPGDIIEI
- a CDS encoding HEPN domain-containing protein is translated as MTNHEIWRNLFSHGEDMIRTVETAHADAKWALAVRWAQESLELLLKGVLRFLGIETPKTHDPGKVIRSCPARFSGWSREEMDFVCDLSAFLREYRELSFCGDEDRHLPPQEIITREMARRAVDGLKRAHALCLRILPSRPA
- a CDS encoding type II toxin-antitoxin system prevent-host-death family antitoxin gives rise to the protein MKAREIGAFEAKTHLSEVLEEVRKGRAYVITKRGRPVAELRPPTLPDRRLRFGCDKGRVVLGSDFDAPLDDMKEYSK